One genomic window of Channa argus isolate prfri chromosome 5, Channa argus male v1.0, whole genome shotgun sequence includes the following:
- the cast gene encoding calpastatin isoform X7, giving the protein MGQLLSWIRGPRDTPALQDVAVEEQSQQSQATPNLAAKGSTAKPAQFEKASSGSAMATKPGVVTKATDRATGSGVTGGGSASVGTVGKETPKNKPETNTTLSAATVIDMSSAAATVVDMTSAGARDSPKEISKTAPVSQVKATATTPAAATGTAAAANTAATASVTKPKESPRDAAQSTPSTATVKADVPKVDAAKTSKPAAAAAAGHFQWKNDEAKVTKAKVQAEVPSTAAKGAKEAPAMDPIDALASILPSDDPVTVPVYTGPEVSEQQVTAARAQKCGEREDTLPPGYRLTDMPPVPADVKPKDVTKPMTTDQAMDSLLDDFSTPTAPTGPKKQEDHVDNVSASSAGPVNFAPPPAKKGETTKAVTPADKKAKMENVPYDSSLKAGHSASSMKSAPPVAVCHAPADKKAKLEKDDFSLKAGLDTKVDTKHKADKGDAVSPDPFSALGDLLPKDTPKPEAPKLRPEDIVSEDKHKKEKGVRVGERDDALPPEYRFKEDKNKKVPPPKPEPSMDENEALDILGGSFDTSLSAPVVPHSAAHAQKASAAPRVAMAPAPSADKTPKKDNISVEAGRSTSTGKGDPMSLDALSALGDTLPADTPKPEAPKPRPEDIVSEDKAKKEKGVRVGEREDTLPPEYRFKDEHKDFSPLVPEPSIDTDDALDFLSGGFETSSAAPAVQSPVQSKVEDLSALDVLSGDFIAPTKASGVQQKTCPLEKPHSAGVTHAPPQQAKPKIEKGDSLSLDALSALSDTLPADVPKPVSPELRPEDIVSENKVKEEKGVFVGEREDTIPPEYRFKGEKNLPPLKPEPTMETNEALDILSGDFTTSPKASAQPSADLALDALAGDFVAPTAARTVQSAACVPQKSAPQLAAEEDNALDALSDTLKDIAPTPQPAQVPAKDIVKEKQVVEEKLIKMGESDDTLPPEYRTSEADRKKMKEEMANQAAAGKEKSIDENTALDVLSGDFSAGPKSPTVTASAATKKVEPSALHSGPIKGKSKSKSKSKKHQAEQPQATNQASAQLSSDVALAPTKKGGKS; this is encoded by the exons tcGCAGCAAAGCCAGGCCACACCCAATCTGGCAGCTAAGGGCTCCACTGCGAAGCCTGCGCAATTTGAG AAGGCATCGTCAGGATCCGCTATGGCTACGAAGCCTGGGGTGGTTACCAAGGCAACAGACAGAGCCACAGGAAGTGGCGTTACAGGAGGAGGAAGTGCTTCAGTTGGGACAGTAGGAAAAGAGACACCTAAAAACAAACCAGAG ACTAACACCACACTATCAGCTGCTACTGTCATTGACATGTCATCTGCTGCGGCTACTGTTGTTGACATGACATCAGCAGGGGCGAGGGACAGCCCCAAAGAGATATCAAAG ACTGCACCTGTCTCCCAAGTCAAAGCCACAGCTACAActcctgctgctgccactggaacagctgcagctgcaaacactgcagcaaCCGCCTCTGTGACCAAACCTAAAGAGTCGCCCCGAGACGCAGCCCAG AGTACCCCTTCCACCGCAACAGTCAAAGCTGATGTGCCCAAAGTTGATGCTGCTAAAACATCAaaaccagcagctgcagctgcagctggacaTTTTCAGTGGAAGAACGACGAAGCCAAAGTGACAAAAGCGAAG GTGCAGGCAGAGGTTCCCTCCACAGCAGCTAAAGGGGCCAAAGAG GCACCTGCAATGGATCCAATCGATGCCTTGGCCAGCATACTACCATCCGATGATCCTGTCACTGTCCCTGTGTACACTGGGCCAGAGGTGTCAGAG CAACAAGTCACAGCTGCGAGAGCTCAAAAgtgtggagaaagagaggacaCGCTGCCTCCAGGTTACAGACTTACAGACATG cCTCCAGTTCCTGCAGATGTTAAACCCAAGGACGTTACT AAGCCTATGACCACAGACCAGGCCATGGATTCTCTTTTAGATGATTTTTCAACACCCACTGCTCCAACCGGACCCAAGAAGCAAGAg GACCATGTTGACAATGTCAGTGCCTCATCTGCCGGCCCTGTTAACTTTGCACCACCCCCTGCAAAG aAAGGTGAAACCACTAAGGCTGTGACTCCTGCTGACAAGAAAGCCAAGATGGAGAATGTCCCGTATGATTCCTCTCTGAAGGCTGGACACTCTGCTTCTTCCATG aaatCAGCTCCACCTGTGGCTGTGTGTCATGCCCCTGCTGATAAAAAAGCCAAATTGGAGAAAGACGACTTTTCTTTGAAGGCTGGGCTAGATACTAAAGTGGACACCAAGCACAAGGCTGACAAG GGTGACGCTGTGTCTCCAGATCCCTTTAGTGCTCTTGGTGACTTGCTGCCAAAAGACACACCAAAACCCGAAGCCCCCAAACTCAGACCTGAAGACATTGTTTCA GAGGACAAACACAAGAAGGAGAAGGGTGTGCGTGTAGGAGAAAGGGATGATGCACTTCCTCCAGAATACAGATTTaaagaagataaaaacaaaaaagtgccTCCCCCTAAACCTGAG CCCAGCATGGATGAAAATGAGGCTCTGGACATTTTGGGTGGAAGCTTTGACACCTCATTATCAGCTCCTGTTGTTCCCCACTCAGCTGCTCATGCACAG AAAGCCTCTGCAGCCCCCCGTGTAGCTATGGCTCCCGCCCCTTCTGCTGATAAGACACCAAAGAAAGATAATATTTCTGTGGAGGCTGGACGTTCAACTTCTACTGGAAAG GGTGACCCTATGTCTCTGGATGCTCTCAGTGCTCTTGGCGACACTCTGCCAGCAGACACACCAAAACCAGAAGCCCCCAAACCCAGACCTGAGGACATTGTCTCG GAGGACAAGGCCAAAAAGGAGAAGGGTGTGCGTGTAGGAGAGAGGGAAGACACTCTTCCCCCAGAGTACAGGTTTAAAGATGAACACAAAGATTTCTCTCCTCTAGTACCTGAG CCCAGCATTGACACTGATGATGCTTTGGACTTTTTGTCTGGGGGCTTTGAGACATCCTCAGCAGCTCCTGCTGTCCAGTCTCCTGTGCAG AGCAAAGTAGAAGATTTGTCTGCCCTGGATGTACTTTCTGGAGACTTTATAGCTCCAACTAAAGCTTCAGGAGTTCAG CAGAAAACTTGTCCTCTGGAGAAACCCCACTCGGCCGGTGTTACCCATGCACCACCACAACAGGCAAAACCCAAGATTGAGAAG GGTGATTCTCTGTCTCTAGATGCTCTAAGTGCTCTTAGCGACACTCTGCCTGCAGACGTACCAAAACCTGTATCACCCGAACTGAGACCTGAGGACATCGTCTCA GAGAACAAAGTAAAGGAGGAGAAGGGTGTGTTTGTAGGAGAGCGGGAAGACACAATTCCACCAGAATACAgatttaaaggagaaaaaaatctgCCTCCTCTAAAACCTGAA CCGACCATGGAGACTAATGAGGCTCTTGACATTTTGTCTGGCGACTTCACAACCTCCCCTAAAGCTTCTGCACAG CCGTCTGCAGACTTGGCTCTTGATGCCTTAGCAGGAGACTTTGTTGCTCCCACAGCTGCGCGAACAGTGCAGTCTGCTGCTTGTGTTCCCCAAAAAAGTGCCCCACAG CTGGCAGCAGAGGAAGACAATGCCCTTGATGCTCTGTCAGACACCTTGAAAGATATTGCACCCACCCCTCAGCCTGCCCAAGTTCCTGCCAAAGACATTGTTAAG GAGAAGCAGGTTGTAGAAGAAAAGTTGATTAAGATGGGAGAGAGCGACGACACGCTGCCACCAGAATATCGAACCAGTGAGGCAGATCGGAAG aaaatgaaagaagaaatggCAAATCAGGCTGCAGCAGGCAAGGAG AAGAGTATAGATGAGAACACAGCCTTGGACGTGCTTTCTGGTGATTTCTCTGCTGGTCCCAAGTCTCCAACAGTCACAGCATCTGCAGCCACAAAAAAGGTGGAACCTTCTGCTCTCCACTCAGGTCCCATTAAG GGCAAGAgcaagtcaaagtcaaagtctAAA AAGCACCAGGCTGAACAGCCACAAGCCACTAATCAGGCATCAGCTCAGCTAAGCTCAGATGTTGCACTAGCACCCACAAAGAAGGGAGGCAAGAGCTAG
- the cast gene encoding calpastatin isoform X17: MAYAAYWNSVSQQSQATPNLAAKGSTAKPAQFETNTTLSAATVIDMSSAAATVVDMTSAGARDSPKEISKTAPVSQVKATATTPAAATGTAAAANTAATASVTKPKESPRDAAQSTPSTATVKADVPKVDAAKTSKPAAAAAAGHFQWKNDEAKVTKAKVQAEVPSTAAKGAKEAPAMDPIDALASILPSDDPVTVPVYTGPEVSEQQVTAARAQKCGEREDTLPPGYRLTDMPPVPADVKPKDVTKPMTTDQAMDSLLDDFSTPTAPTGPKKQEDHVDNVSASSAGPVNFAPPPAKKGETTKAVTPADKKAKMENVPYDSSLKAGHSASSMKSAPPVAVCHAPADKKAKLEKDDFSLKAGLDTKVDTKHKADKGDAVSPDPFSALGDLLPKDTPKPEAPKLRPEDIVSEDKHKKEKGVRVGERDDALPPEYRFKEDKNKKVPPPKPEPSMDENEALDILGGSFDTSLSAPVVPHSAAHAQKASAAPRVAMAPAPSADKTPKKDNISVEAGRSTSTGKGDPMSLDALSALGDTLPADTPKPEAPKPRPEDIVSEDKAKKEKGVRVGEREDTLPPEYRFKDEHKDFSPLVPEPSIDTDDALDFLSGGFETSSAAPAVQSPVQSKVEDLSALDVLSGDFIAPTKASGVQQKTCPLEKPHSAGVTHAPPQQAKPKIEKGDSLSLDALSALSDTLPADVPKPVSPELRPEDIVSENKVKEEKGVFVGEREDTIPPEYRFKGEKNLPPLKPEPTMETNEALDILSGDFTTSPKASAQPSADLALDALAGDFVAPTAARTVQSAACVPQKSAPQLAAEEDNALDALSDTLKDIAPTPQPAQVPAKDIVKEKQVVEEKLIKMGESDDTLPPEYRTSEADRKKMKEEMANQAAAGKEKSIDENTALDVLSGDFSAGPKSPTVTASAATKKVEPSALHSGPIKPMAGPTLDSLADTLLPDTTQFKSDKPKGKSKSKSKSKKHQAEQPQATNQASAQLSSDVALAPTKKGGKS, from the exons tcGCAGCAAAGCCAGGCCACACCCAATCTGGCAGCTAAGGGCTCCACTGCGAAGCCTGCGCAATTTGAG ACTAACACCACACTATCAGCTGCTACTGTCATTGACATGTCATCTGCTGCGGCTACTGTTGTTGACATGACATCAGCAGGGGCGAGGGACAGCCCCAAAGAGATATCAAAG ACTGCACCTGTCTCCCAAGTCAAAGCCACAGCTACAActcctgctgctgccactggaacagctgcagctgcaaacactgcagcaaCCGCCTCTGTGACCAAACCTAAAGAGTCGCCCCGAGACGCAGCCCAG AGTACCCCTTCCACCGCAACAGTCAAAGCTGATGTGCCCAAAGTTGATGCTGCTAAAACATCAaaaccagcagctgcagctgcagctggacaTTTTCAGTGGAAGAACGACGAAGCCAAAGTGACAAAAGCGAAG GTGCAGGCAGAGGTTCCCTCCACAGCAGCTAAAGGGGCCAAAGAG GCACCTGCAATGGATCCAATCGATGCCTTGGCCAGCATACTACCATCCGATGATCCTGTCACTGTCCCTGTGTACACTGGGCCAGAGGTGTCAGAG CAACAAGTCACAGCTGCGAGAGCTCAAAAgtgtggagaaagagaggacaCGCTGCCTCCAGGTTACAGACTTACAGACATG cCTCCAGTTCCTGCAGATGTTAAACCCAAGGACGTTACT AAGCCTATGACCACAGACCAGGCCATGGATTCTCTTTTAGATGATTTTTCAACACCCACTGCTCCAACCGGACCCAAGAAGCAAGAg GACCATGTTGACAATGTCAGTGCCTCATCTGCCGGCCCTGTTAACTTTGCACCACCCCCTGCAAAG aAAGGTGAAACCACTAAGGCTGTGACTCCTGCTGACAAGAAAGCCAAGATGGAGAATGTCCCGTATGATTCCTCTCTGAAGGCTGGACACTCTGCTTCTTCCATG aaatCAGCTCCACCTGTGGCTGTGTGTCATGCCCCTGCTGATAAAAAAGCCAAATTGGAGAAAGACGACTTTTCTTTGAAGGCTGGGCTAGATACTAAAGTGGACACCAAGCACAAGGCTGACAAG GGTGACGCTGTGTCTCCAGATCCCTTTAGTGCTCTTGGTGACTTGCTGCCAAAAGACACACCAAAACCCGAAGCCCCCAAACTCAGACCTGAAGACATTGTTTCA GAGGACAAACACAAGAAGGAGAAGGGTGTGCGTGTAGGAGAAAGGGATGATGCACTTCCTCCAGAATACAGATTTaaagaagataaaaacaaaaaagtgccTCCCCCTAAACCTGAG CCCAGCATGGATGAAAATGAGGCTCTGGACATTTTGGGTGGAAGCTTTGACACCTCATTATCAGCTCCTGTTGTTCCCCACTCAGCTGCTCATGCACAG AAAGCCTCTGCAGCCCCCCGTGTAGCTATGGCTCCCGCCCCTTCTGCTGATAAGACACCAAAGAAAGATAATATTTCTGTGGAGGCTGGACGTTCAACTTCTACTGGAAAG GGTGACCCTATGTCTCTGGATGCTCTCAGTGCTCTTGGCGACACTCTGCCAGCAGACACACCAAAACCAGAAGCCCCCAAACCCAGACCTGAGGACATTGTCTCG GAGGACAAGGCCAAAAAGGAGAAGGGTGTGCGTGTAGGAGAGAGGGAAGACACTCTTCCCCCAGAGTACAGGTTTAAAGATGAACACAAAGATTTCTCTCCTCTAGTACCTGAG CCCAGCATTGACACTGATGATGCTTTGGACTTTTTGTCTGGGGGCTTTGAGACATCCTCAGCAGCTCCTGCTGTCCAGTCTCCTGTGCAG AGCAAAGTAGAAGATTTGTCTGCCCTGGATGTACTTTCTGGAGACTTTATAGCTCCAACTAAAGCTTCAGGAGTTCAG CAGAAAACTTGTCCTCTGGAGAAACCCCACTCGGCCGGTGTTACCCATGCACCACCACAACAGGCAAAACCCAAGATTGAGAAG GGTGATTCTCTGTCTCTAGATGCTCTAAGTGCTCTTAGCGACACTCTGCCTGCAGACGTACCAAAACCTGTATCACCCGAACTGAGACCTGAGGACATCGTCTCA GAGAACAAAGTAAAGGAGGAGAAGGGTGTGTTTGTAGGAGAGCGGGAAGACACAATTCCACCAGAATACAgatttaaaggagaaaaaaatctgCCTCCTCTAAAACCTGAA CCGACCATGGAGACTAATGAGGCTCTTGACATTTTGTCTGGCGACTTCACAACCTCCCCTAAAGCTTCTGCACAG CCGTCTGCAGACTTGGCTCTTGATGCCTTAGCAGGAGACTTTGTTGCTCCCACAGCTGCGCGAACAGTGCAGTCTGCTGCTTGTGTTCCCCAAAAAAGTGCCCCACAG CTGGCAGCAGAGGAAGACAATGCCCTTGATGCTCTGTCAGACACCTTGAAAGATATTGCACCCACCCCTCAGCCTGCCCAAGTTCCTGCCAAAGACATTGTTAAG GAGAAGCAGGTTGTAGAAGAAAAGTTGATTAAGATGGGAGAGAGCGACGACACGCTGCCACCAGAATATCGAACCAGTGAGGCAGATCGGAAG aaaatgaaagaagaaatggCAAATCAGGCTGCAGCAGGCAAGGAG AAGAGTATAGATGAGAACACAGCCTTGGACGTGCTTTCTGGTGATTTCTCTGCTGGTCCCAAGTCTCCAACAGTCACAGCATCTGCAGCCACAAAAAAGGTGGAACCTTCTGCTCTCCACTCAGGTCCCATTAAG CCAATGGCTGGTCctactctcgactccctggccGACACCCTGCTCCCTGACACTACACAATTCAAATCAGACAAACCAAAG GGCAAGAgcaagtcaaagtcaaagtctAAA AAGCACCAGGCTGAACAGCCACAAGCCACTAATCAGGCATCAGCTCAGCTAAGCTCAGATGTTGCACTAGCACCCACAAAGAAGGGAGGCAAGAGCTAG
- the cast gene encoding calpastatin isoform X24 yields the protein MAYAAYWNSVSQQSQATPNLAAKGSTAKPAQFETAPVSQVKATATTPAAATGTAAAANTAATASVTKPKESPRDAAQSTPSTATVKADVPKVDAAKTSKPAAAAAAGHFQWKNDEAKVTKAKVQAEVPSTAAKGAKEAPAMDPIDALASILPSDDPVTVPVYTGPEVSEQQVTAARAQKCGEREDTLPPGYRLTDMPPVPADVKPKDVTKPMTTDQAMDSLLDDFSTPTAPTGPKKQEDHVDNVSASSAGPVNFAPPPAKKGETTKAVTPADKKAKMENVPYDSSLKAGHSASSMKSAPPVAVCHAPADKKAKLEKDDFSLKAGLDTKVDTKHKADKGDAVSPDPFSALGDLLPKDTPKPEAPKLRPEDIVSEDKHKKEKGVRVGERDDALPPEYRFKEDKNKKVPPPKPEPSMDENEALDILGGSFDTSLSAPVVPHSAAHAQKASAAPRVAMAPAPSADKTPKKDNISVEAGRSTSTGKGDPMSLDALSALGDTLPADTPKPEAPKPRPEDIVSEDKAKKEKGVRVGEREDTLPPEYRFKDEHKDFSPLVPEPSIDTDDALDFLSGGFETSSAAPAVQSPVQSKVEDLSALDVLSGDFIAPTKASGVQQKTCPLEKPHSAGVTHAPPQQAKPKIEKGDSLSLDALSALSDTLPADVPKPVSPELRPEDIVSENKVKEEKGVFVGEREDTIPPEYRFKGEKNLPPLKPEPTMETNEALDILSGDFTTSPKASAQPSADLALDALAGDFVAPTAARTVQSAACVPQKSAPQLAAEEDNALDALSDTLKDIAPTPQPAQVPAKDIVKEKQVVEEKLIKMGESDDTLPPEYRTSEADRKKMKEEMANQAAAGKEKSIDENTALDVLSGDFSAGPKSPTVTASAATKKVEPSALHSGPIKPMAGPTLDSLADTLLPDTTQFKSDKPKGKSKSKSKSKKHQAEQPQATNQASAQLSSDVALAPTKKGGKS from the exons tcGCAGCAAAGCCAGGCCACACCCAATCTGGCAGCTAAGGGCTCCACTGCGAAGCCTGCGCAATTTGAG ACTGCACCTGTCTCCCAAGTCAAAGCCACAGCTACAActcctgctgctgccactggaacagctgcagctgcaaacactgcagcaaCCGCCTCTGTGACCAAACCTAAAGAGTCGCCCCGAGACGCAGCCCAG AGTACCCCTTCCACCGCAACAGTCAAAGCTGATGTGCCCAAAGTTGATGCTGCTAAAACATCAaaaccagcagctgcagctgcagctggacaTTTTCAGTGGAAGAACGACGAAGCCAAAGTGACAAAAGCGAAG GTGCAGGCAGAGGTTCCCTCCACAGCAGCTAAAGGGGCCAAAGAG GCACCTGCAATGGATCCAATCGATGCCTTGGCCAGCATACTACCATCCGATGATCCTGTCACTGTCCCTGTGTACACTGGGCCAGAGGTGTCAGAG CAACAAGTCACAGCTGCGAGAGCTCAAAAgtgtggagaaagagaggacaCGCTGCCTCCAGGTTACAGACTTACAGACATG cCTCCAGTTCCTGCAGATGTTAAACCCAAGGACGTTACT AAGCCTATGACCACAGACCAGGCCATGGATTCTCTTTTAGATGATTTTTCAACACCCACTGCTCCAACCGGACCCAAGAAGCAAGAg GACCATGTTGACAATGTCAGTGCCTCATCTGCCGGCCCTGTTAACTTTGCACCACCCCCTGCAAAG aAAGGTGAAACCACTAAGGCTGTGACTCCTGCTGACAAGAAAGCCAAGATGGAGAATGTCCCGTATGATTCCTCTCTGAAGGCTGGACACTCTGCTTCTTCCATG aaatCAGCTCCACCTGTGGCTGTGTGTCATGCCCCTGCTGATAAAAAAGCCAAATTGGAGAAAGACGACTTTTCTTTGAAGGCTGGGCTAGATACTAAAGTGGACACCAAGCACAAGGCTGACAAG GGTGACGCTGTGTCTCCAGATCCCTTTAGTGCTCTTGGTGACTTGCTGCCAAAAGACACACCAAAACCCGAAGCCCCCAAACTCAGACCTGAAGACATTGTTTCA GAGGACAAACACAAGAAGGAGAAGGGTGTGCGTGTAGGAGAAAGGGATGATGCACTTCCTCCAGAATACAGATTTaaagaagataaaaacaaaaaagtgccTCCCCCTAAACCTGAG CCCAGCATGGATGAAAATGAGGCTCTGGACATTTTGGGTGGAAGCTTTGACACCTCATTATCAGCTCCTGTTGTTCCCCACTCAGCTGCTCATGCACAG AAAGCCTCTGCAGCCCCCCGTGTAGCTATGGCTCCCGCCCCTTCTGCTGATAAGACACCAAAGAAAGATAATATTTCTGTGGAGGCTGGACGTTCAACTTCTACTGGAAAG GGTGACCCTATGTCTCTGGATGCTCTCAGTGCTCTTGGCGACACTCTGCCAGCAGACACACCAAAACCAGAAGCCCCCAAACCCAGACCTGAGGACATTGTCTCG GAGGACAAGGCCAAAAAGGAGAAGGGTGTGCGTGTAGGAGAGAGGGAAGACACTCTTCCCCCAGAGTACAGGTTTAAAGATGAACACAAAGATTTCTCTCCTCTAGTACCTGAG CCCAGCATTGACACTGATGATGCTTTGGACTTTTTGTCTGGGGGCTTTGAGACATCCTCAGCAGCTCCTGCTGTCCAGTCTCCTGTGCAG AGCAAAGTAGAAGATTTGTCTGCCCTGGATGTACTTTCTGGAGACTTTATAGCTCCAACTAAAGCTTCAGGAGTTCAG CAGAAAACTTGTCCTCTGGAGAAACCCCACTCGGCCGGTGTTACCCATGCACCACCACAACAGGCAAAACCCAAGATTGAGAAG GGTGATTCTCTGTCTCTAGATGCTCTAAGTGCTCTTAGCGACACTCTGCCTGCAGACGTACCAAAACCTGTATCACCCGAACTGAGACCTGAGGACATCGTCTCA GAGAACAAAGTAAAGGAGGAGAAGGGTGTGTTTGTAGGAGAGCGGGAAGACACAATTCCACCAGAATACAgatttaaaggagaaaaaaatctgCCTCCTCTAAAACCTGAA CCGACCATGGAGACTAATGAGGCTCTTGACATTTTGTCTGGCGACTTCACAACCTCCCCTAAAGCTTCTGCACAG CCGTCTGCAGACTTGGCTCTTGATGCCTTAGCAGGAGACTTTGTTGCTCCCACAGCTGCGCGAACAGTGCAGTCTGCTGCTTGTGTTCCCCAAAAAAGTGCCCCACAG CTGGCAGCAGAGGAAGACAATGCCCTTGATGCTCTGTCAGACACCTTGAAAGATATTGCACCCACCCCTCAGCCTGCCCAAGTTCCTGCCAAAGACATTGTTAAG GAGAAGCAGGTTGTAGAAGAAAAGTTGATTAAGATGGGAGAGAGCGACGACACGCTGCCACCAGAATATCGAACCAGTGAGGCAGATCGGAAG aaaatgaaagaagaaatggCAAATCAGGCTGCAGCAGGCAAGGAG AAGAGTATAGATGAGAACACAGCCTTGGACGTGCTTTCTGGTGATTTCTCTGCTGGTCCCAAGTCTCCAACAGTCACAGCATCTGCAGCCACAAAAAAGGTGGAACCTTCTGCTCTCCACTCAGGTCCCATTAAG CCAATGGCTGGTCctactctcgactccctggccGACACCCTGCTCCCTGACACTACACAATTCAAATCAGACAAACCAAAG GGCAAGAgcaagtcaaagtcaaagtctAAA AAGCACCAGGCTGAACAGCCACAAGCCACTAATCAGGCATCAGCTCAGCTAAGCTCAGATGTTGCACTAGCACCCACAAAGAAGGGAGGCAAGAGCTAG